In a genomic window of Dyadobacter fermentans DSM 18053:
- a CDS encoding IS3 family transposase, with protein sequence MIFNLSKTNKVSYLCRLFDVSRTAYYRYRRGESHNADKKYNRPKHEVRIEFIRNMKRYGSRRIKESLKQKGIRIGRRKVVEIMRREGLKAIQPPRFIPRTTDSKHGKRICDNLLLDQPKPDHPDAIWVSDITYMPLKGGKWAYLCIWMDLFSRQIVSWKLDENMQENLVREPLEKALLKRGIKPGLIIHSDRGGQYLSRRMKQVVKTFRLKQSMSRADDPYDNACAESLWSRLKAELSIPKGGYINLEVLRSVLFEYIDGYYNTRRLHSSLNYRNPVAFETEYYRKTG encoded by the coding sequence TTGATTTTCAACCTGTCGAAGACGAATAAAGTAAGCTACCTATGTCGATTATTCGACGTTAGCAGAACGGCCTACTACCGATACAGGCGCGGAGAAAGTCATAATGCGGACAAGAAATATAACCGTCCAAAGCATGAAGTTCGGATCGAATTTATCCGGAACATGAAACGCTACGGCAGTCGACGAATCAAGGAATCCTTGAAGCAAAAAGGCATCAGAATCGGCCGTCGAAAGGTGGTTGAAATCATGCGAAGAGAGGGTTTGAAAGCGATCCAGCCTCCCAGATTCATTCCAAGGACTACTGACAGTAAACACGGCAAACGGATTTGCGATAATCTGCTTCTCGATCAGCCAAAGCCGGATCACCCCGATGCGATATGGGTGTCGGATATTACCTACATGCCACTAAAAGGTGGTAAATGGGCATATTTGTGTATCTGGATGGATCTGTTCTCTCGCCAGATTGTCAGTTGGAAGCTTGATGAGAATATGCAGGAAAATCTGGTGAGGGAGCCATTGGAAAAAGCGCTGTTGAAGCGAGGAATTAAGCCTGGTCTAATAATTCATTCTGACCGGGGAGGTCAATATCTGTCACGTAGAATGAAGCAAGTAGTCAAAACTTTCAGATTGAAACAAAGCATGTCGCGAGCTGACGATCCCTACGACAATGCCTGTGCGGAGTCATTGTGGAGTCGATTAAAGGCCGAACTGAGTATTCCCAAAGGAGGATATATCAACCTCGAGGTATTGAGATCCGTACTTTTTGAATACATCGACGGGTATTATAACACCCGGAGGTTACATTCCTCTTTAAATTACCGAAACCCCGTAGCATTCGAAACTGAATACTACCGAAAAACTGGTTAA
- a CDS encoding transposase, translating into MEKRFGVKSRRSYDADFKQELTTMLMSGRSARELSQSFGIAENLLYRWKSMATMKTKTKTGDSESSKSAKLAAENARLRAENERLKTDREILKKALGLFSKSD; encoded by the coding sequence ATGGAAAAGCGATTTGGGGTAAAATCCCGAAGAAGTTATGATGCTGATTTCAAGCAAGAACTGACTACAATGCTAATGTCCGGCAGGAGTGCGCGAGAACTTTCCCAGAGTTTTGGAATTGCAGAAAATCTTCTTTATCGTTGGAAAAGCATGGCGACGATGAAGACAAAAACGAAAACGGGCGATAGTGAAAGCAGTAAGTCTGCGAAGCTTGCGGCTGAGAATGCAAGATTGCGGGCTGAGAACGAACGCTTAAAAACCGACCGTGAGATACTAAAAAAGGCGTTAGGTCTTTTCAGCAAGTCCGACTGA
- a CDS encoding helix-turn-helix domain-containing protein gives MSTTVFNNNLKTLGLLEVSQEQTHAINGPAYKEYIKILYLPAGYKLKVDFTCYDTQQPTLFFISPNQYLELQAAGRESGYFIFYNRDFYCIQIHDQEVACDGLLFNNIRNMPKVEPSDAENDFLSGVFKEMIQEFSLNDSSLEEMVRTYLKQLLIRATRSWKRQHLTHDVTDQQSDLEFFRKFTRLVEEHYKSKHTVADYADFLCMAPKTITHKFNRLRLPQPNEVIKNRIILEAKRLLAHTSLTAKEIAYNLGYDDPAYFSRLFMTKTGESPSSFRANFLGAQVL, from the coding sequence ATGAGTACAACCGTTTTCAACAACAATTTAAAGACGCTGGGATTGTTGGAGGTAAGTCAGGAGCAAACACACGCAATCAACGGGCCAGCGTATAAGGAATACATTAAGATCCTTTACCTGCCTGCCGGCTACAAATTAAAAGTCGATTTCACCTGCTACGACACGCAGCAACCAACCTTGTTTTTCATCAGTCCGAACCAATATCTGGAACTGCAAGCAGCGGGTCGGGAGAGCGGATACTTTATTTTTTACAACCGCGATTTTTACTGCATTCAGATCCACGACCAGGAAGTGGCCTGTGACGGTTTGCTGTTCAACAACATCCGCAACATGCCCAAAGTGGAGCCTTCGGATGCTGAAAATGATTTCCTGAGTGGGGTTTTCAAAGAAATGATCCAGGAATTCAGCCTGAACGACAGCTCATTAGAAGAGATGGTCCGCACTTATCTTAAACAGCTGCTCATCCGCGCCACGCGCTCGTGGAAACGGCAGCATCTGACCCATGATGTGACCGATCAGCAAAGCGACCTGGAATTTTTCCGCAAGTTTACCCGGCTCGTCGAAGAGCATTATAAATCCAAACACACCGTTGCCGATTACGCCGATTTCCTCTGTATGGCTCCAAAAACGATCACCCACAAATTCAACCGCCTGCGGCTGCCGCAGCCAAATGAGGTGATCAAGAACCGGATCATACTCGAAGCAAAGCGGCTACTGGCGCACACTTCCCTTACCGCCAAGGAAATCGCCTACAACCTCGGCTACGACGATCCGGCCTATTTCAGCAGGCTGTTCATGACTAAGACCGGCGAATCACCTTCCAGTTTCCGCGCAAACTTTTTGGGGGCACAAGTTCTTTAA
- a CDS encoding alpha/beta fold hydrolase — protein MKTIAFTIAFLFTFIQGQFAFAQTRKPASLGREEYIEVEKNVKLHVIDLGEGQPVVLIHGWPLNNEMYEYQYQYLIEKGFRVIGISLRGFGKSDRPYGKYDFDTFSDDIKVVLEKLKIENVTLGGFSMGSAVTLHYVTKYNGAHIKNLALFGATGPSWKQREGYPYGITDQGAADLIKQTKTNREQLVAGFGKAFQGQEGSLSPESIKWLESINLNASPYATTQSISALRDLDLRPVLSKIKIPVAIFHGINDKLCDFSQAEQLNKAIKGSYIVKFEKGGHALFLEEMDKFNAELEKFARN, from the coding sequence ATGAAAACCATTGCCTTCACCATCGCATTCCTCTTCACTTTTATCCAAGGACAATTCGCTTTTGCACAAACACGCAAACCCGCATCGCTGGGAAGAGAAGAATATATTGAAGTAGAAAAAAATGTAAAACTGCACGTGATCGACCTAGGCGAAGGCCAGCCCGTCGTGCTCATTCACGGATGGCCGCTCAACAACGAGATGTACGAATATCAGTACCAGTATCTGATTGAAAAGGGGTTCAGGGTGATCGGCATTTCGCTCCGTGGTTTTGGTAAATCAGACAGGCCCTACGGTAAATACGATTTCGATACATTCTCCGACGACATCAAGGTTGTACTTGAAAAACTGAAAATCGAAAATGTCACACTGGGCGGATTTTCAATGGGCAGCGCGGTAACCCTGCACTACGTGACTAAATACAATGGTGCGCATATCAAAAACTTAGCCTTGTTCGGAGCAACCGGCCCGTCGTGGAAACAACGCGAAGGCTACCCTTACGGCATCACCGACCAAGGCGCAGCCGATTTGATCAAGCAGACAAAAACAAACCGTGAGCAATTGGTAGCAGGCTTCGGAAAAGCATTTCAGGGCCAGGAAGGCAGTCTTTCGCCGGAATCCATCAAATGGCTGGAAAGCATTAACCTCAATGCCTCTCCTTATGCCACCACCCAGTCGATCAGCGCTCTGCGTGACCTGGACCTTCGCCCTGTGCTTTCAAAAATCAAAATACCTGTCGCAATATTCCATGGTATCAACGACAAACTATGTGACTTCTCCCAAGCTGAACAGCTCAACAAAGCCATCAAAGGCTCCTACATTGTCAAGTTCGAGAAAGGCGGGCATGCACTGTTTCTGGAAGAAATGGATAAATTCAATGCTGAACTTGAGAAGTTTGCCAGAAATTAA
- a CDS encoding nuclear transport factor 2 family protein, producing the protein MKLPENIAGLIKAQNDSDSTAFANYFTAHATVSDEGSSYSGRDQIKEWIQAAAKKYTMQVTPIDFNQNGSKAKLTVEVSGSFPGSPAVMAYHLELDGNAISGLQITG; encoded by the coding sequence ATGAAACTTCCAGAAAACATAGCCGGCCTGATCAAAGCGCAAAACGATTCAGACAGCACGGCATTTGCCAATTACTTCACTGCACACGCAACCGTTTCCGACGAAGGTTCGTCCTATTCAGGTAGGGACCAGATAAAGGAATGGATACAGGCGGCCGCAAAAAAATACACGATGCAGGTTACACCCATTGATTTTAACCAAAATGGCTCCAAGGCAAAATTAACTGTGGAAGTAAGCGGCTCATTTCCGGGCAGCCCGGCCGTAATGGCTTATCATCTCGAACTGGACGGCAATGCGATCAGCGGATTACAGATTACGGGTTAA
- a CDS encoding SDR family oxidoreductase: MDFNFENELENKIALVTGGSKGAGKAITDRLLKAGATVIITARNKPEENNGAHFIAADLSKPEGTQIVVDEVIEKFGRLDILVNNMGGSETPGGGFAALSDQDWETSFQINLLAPVRLDRGFLPGMIENRAGVIIHIASIQAKLPLYDSTLPYAAAKAALVNYSKSLSNEVSPKGVRVLTVSPGWIMTTASERMLERIAHSSNITIDQAHKSVMDGLGGIPFGRPAWPKEVAELVGFLVSPRAAYLTGTEYVIDGGTVPTV, encoded by the coding sequence ATGGACTTCAATTTTGAAAACGAACTGGAAAATAAAATAGCCCTCGTAACCGGCGGTAGCAAAGGAGCCGGCAAGGCCATCACCGACCGTCTTTTGAAAGCAGGCGCAACGGTGATCATCACGGCCCGTAACAAGCCGGAAGAAAACAATGGCGCCCATTTCATTGCCGCCGACTTGTCCAAACCGGAAGGCACTCAGATAGTCGTGGATGAAGTCATCGAAAAATTCGGTCGCCTGGATATCCTGGTCAACAACATGGGTGGTTCGGAAACGCCTGGCGGTGGGTTTGCGGCCCTCTCCGACCAGGATTGGGAAACGTCTTTTCAAATCAATTTGCTTGCACCCGTCCGGCTTGATCGCGGATTTTTGCCAGGCATGATCGAAAACCGCGCGGGCGTCATCATTCACATTGCTTCCATTCAGGCAAAGCTGCCATTGTACGATTCCACATTGCCCTATGCTGCTGCGAAAGCGGCTTTGGTGAATTACAGCAAAAGCCTCTCCAATGAAGTATCGCCCAAAGGCGTACGCGTGCTGACCGTATCACCGGGCTGGATTATGACCACTGCATCGGAAAGAATGTTAGAGCGTATTGCCCACAGTTCGAATATTACTATCGATCAAGCTCACAAAAGCGTCATGGATGGTTTGGGCGGCATTCCGTTCGGCAGACCGGCATGGCCGAAAGAAGTGGCGGAGCTGGTCGGCTTCCTGGTTTCACCGCGCGCAGCCTACCTGACCGGCACTGAATACGTGATCGATGGCGGGACGGTCCCTACGGTGTAG
- a CDS encoding winged helix-turn-helix transcriptional regulator has product MYERKTMPNLNCGLDLIGEVLYGKWKMRLLWFINEGFQRPSELQRKIPDASRRVLNVQLKELESHELVGKVIYPVVPPKVEYYLTDFGKSLIPVIGAIGQWGDQHEQRLRTLIEANIQS; this is encoded by the coding sequence ATGTACGAAAGAAAGACAATGCCCAACCTGAATTGCGGGCTCGACCTGATCGGTGAAGTGCTTTACGGCAAGTGGAAGATGCGGCTTTTGTGGTTTATCAACGAGGGCTTTCAACGGCCCAGCGAGCTGCAACGGAAAATTCCGGATGCATCCCGCCGGGTGTTGAATGTGCAGCTAAAAGAACTAGAAAGTCACGAGCTGGTAGGGAAGGTGATTTACCCCGTCGTCCCGCCGAAAGTGGAATATTACCTCACCGATTTCGGGAAATCACTCATCCCCGTTATTGGTGCCATCGGACAGTGGGGCGACCAGCATGAGCAGCGCTTGCGGACGCTTATTGAAGCGAACATTCAGTCTTAG
- a CDS encoding phthiocerol/phthiodiolone dimycocerosyl transferase family protein produces the protein MKRQQNRTLGAFEKTFWLLDQIDSKDFCLAAEISGTKPAEQWREAIDIVQRRHPNLSVRVALDELSRPALEHVGNLQIPLRVVHADQDYPWEREVEKELSERFDTAAGPLLRVVLVQKTDSTVLILSANHTVADGTSLSHLTRDILLAVTGEELALMQPQVSNDQTLGLPEDLPAQTIDKVLELKIKTDVVSPLVSVHRISETTTRNILERARQENTSVHGAICAAALMASRRMRPEWEQTRMELVSPICTRAALDLDDNFGLNITTQSVFFENQPYLSFWDLAGLAKAGLGGTSSAEYTTGYLSFFREIVFGHNDMQRMLDALKQAFNHHIMVTNLVRVKYATDFGPLKLEALYGPMVRSGKGMEQTIGALTTNGSLCLTNTSDTPIPGLLLEMEQILENACEDHVVAKTECSLQ, from the coding sequence ATGAAAAGACAACAGAACCGCACGTTAGGTGCATTCGAAAAAACGTTTTGGCTGCTGGATCAGATTGATTCCAAGGATTTTTGCCTGGCCGCGGAGATCTCCGGTACCAAGCCCGCTGAGCAATGGCGTGAGGCCATCGACATAGTGCAAAGACGGCATCCCAATCTCTCGGTCCGGGTGGCCCTGGATGAACTATCCCGGCCTGCCTTGGAGCATGTTGGCAATCTGCAAATCCCGCTCAGGGTGGTGCACGCGGACCAAGACTACCCGTGGGAACGGGAGGTTGAGAAAGAACTTTCTGAAAGGTTTGATACCGCAGCAGGTCCACTTCTAAGGGTGGTCTTGGTTCAAAAAACAGACAGTACCGTACTGATTCTTTCTGCCAACCACACAGTTGCTGATGGAACGTCATTGAGCCATTTAACGCGGGACATACTCCTTGCCGTCACGGGAGAAGAACTCGCATTGATGCAGCCGCAAGTTTCCAATGACCAGACCCTCGGGTTGCCGGAAGATCTGCCTGCCCAGACCATTGACAAAGTCCTCGAATTAAAAATTAAGACCGATGTCGTCAGCCCGTTGGTTTCAGTGCACCGCATTTCTGAAACCACAACGCGCAACATTCTTGAACGCGCAAGACAGGAAAATACCAGCGTGCACGGTGCAATTTGCGCAGCGGCATTGATGGCTTCCAGGAGAATGCGTCCAGAATGGGAACAAACCCGGATGGAGTTGGTCTCGCCCATTTGCACCAGGGCAGCCCTCGACCTGGACGATAATTTTGGTCTGAACATCACCACACAGTCTGTGTTTTTTGAAAACCAACCGTACTTGTCTTTCTGGGATTTGGCCGGACTGGCAAAAGCGGGGCTTGGCGGAACCAGCTCCGCGGAATACACGACGGGATATTTGTCTTTTTTTCGGGAGATTGTATTTGGTCACAATGACATGCAGCGAATGCTGGATGCGTTAAAACAGGCGTTTAACCACCATATCATGGTCACCAACCTGGTCAGGGTGAAGTACGCTACTGATTTCGGGCCATTGAAACTGGAAGCCTTGTACGGCCCGATGGTCCGCTCAGGGAAGGGAATGGAACAAACGATCGGTGCATTGACGACGAACGGTTCGCTTTGCCTGACCAACACAAGCGACACACCTATCCCTGGCCTGCTCCTGGAAATGGAGCAGATCCTGGAAAATGCATGTGAAGATCATGTGGTCGCTAAGACTGAATGTTCGCTTCAATAA
- a CDS encoding IS3 family transposase (programmed frameshift) yields the protein MKKTRFTETQIVSILKQQEAGIPTKEICRQHGISEATFYNWKSRYGGMEASDVKRLKDLEEENSRLKKMFADLSLDNQILKEIFRKKGLGSAAKRELTEEIVREHDIAVSRACKIVSLVRSQYYYSSKKDDSEVIESLQDLAFKHPSYGFRKLFAYLRRSGKPWNHKRVHRIYQVLKLNKRRKGKRRLPDRVRQPLAQPAQVNEVWSVDFMSDSMVGNRKFRTFNVIDDCSREALAIEIDTSLSAKRIIRTLNRIGESRGFPMAIRSDNGPEFTSGNFTIWCEEKGIEAKFIQPGKPTQNGYIERFNRLYREAVLDAYLFFDLDQVRQLTAEWIEEYNQRRPHEGLGNLTPFEWKESLVKKKIHHQMTV from the exons ATGAAAAAGACCAGATTCACAGAGACGCAGATCGTTTCGATCCTCAAGCAGCAGGAAGCAGGCATCCCAACCAAGGAGATTTGTCGGCAGCATGGCATTTCTGAGGCCACTTTTTACAATTGGAAGAGTCGGTATGGAGGCATGGAAGCTTCCGACGTCAAAAGGCTTAAGGATTTGGAGGAAGAGAATTCCCGGCTCAAAAAGATGTTCGCGGACCTGAGCCTGGATAACCAAATACTCAAAGAGATTT TTCGTAAAAAAGGGCTGGGCTCTGCCGCAAAAAGGGAATTGACAGAGGAGATTGTTCGCGAGCACGATATCGCTGTGAGCAGAGCCTGTAAAATCGTTAGCCTTGTTCGCTCTCAATATTATTACAGCAGTAAGAAGGATGATTCTGAGGTAATTGAGTCGTTGCAGGACTTGGCATTCAAACACCCTTCATACGGGTTTAGAAAGCTGTTTGCCTACCTGCGAAGATCAGGTAAGCCATGGAATCATAAGCGAGTTCACCGCATTTATCAAGTTTTGAAGCTGAATAAGAGGCGAAAGGGGAAGCGGCGATTACCCGATCGGGTTAGGCAACCTTTAGCTCAGCCAGCGCAGGTGAATGAAGTTTGGAGTGTCGATTTTATGAGCGACAGTATGGTCGGCAACCGCAAATTCCGAACGTTCAACGTCATTGACGACTGCTCACGTGAGGCATTGGCCATAGAAATCGATACTTCACTTTCCGCGAAGCGGATCATTAGGACTTTGAACCGTATTGGAGAAAGCAGAGGATTCCCAATGGCGATCAGATCGGACAACGGACCGGAATTCACTTCCGGAAATTTCACGATCTGGTGTGAGGAAAAAGGCATTGAAGCCAAATTTATACAGCCAGGCAAGCCAACGCAAAATGGCTATATCGAACGATTTAATCGACTGTACAGAGAAGCTGTATTAGACGCTTATTTGTTCTTCGACCTGGATCAGGTCAGGCAATTAACCGCGGAATGGATTGAAGAATATAACCAGCGACGACCACATGAAGGACTGGGCAATTTGACACCATTTGAATGGAAGGAATCGCTGGTGAAAAAGAAAATTCACCACCAAATGACTGTCTGA
- a CDS encoding serine hydrolase: protein MFPATPITFRQLLRHRSSIADNLDYLLSFWENKYQGTDMPLGTFLADYLSVGGKHSQANKNFANTEPGNRSEYSNIGFALLGYLVDRISKTPFDQYCKANLFTPLEMHNTNWFLEPFQ from the coding sequence TTGTTTCCAGCTACTCCGATCACGTTCAGACAACTGTTGCGGCACCGCTCGTCAATAGCGGATAACCTGGACTATCTGCTCTCATTTTGGGAAAATAAGTATCAGGGAACAGATATGCCATTGGGGACGTTTCTCGCCGATTATCTATCCGTGGGTGGTAAGCATTCTCAAGCGAATAAGAATTTTGCCAACACCGAGCCGGGTAACAGGTCCGAATATTCCAATATTGGCTTTGCACTGCTAGGTTATCTCGTCGATCGGATTTCGAAGACCCCATTTGACCAGTACTGCAAAGCGAATCTATTCACCCCACTGGAAATGCACAATACCAACTGGTTTTTAGAGCCATTTCAATAA
- a CDS encoding serine hydrolase domain-containing protein → MKCPLLLATFFLSAGLAYAQTSKVDSLAIGKLKDVHVPGHAAAKVENGQVSWTRYYGFQDMEQKVPVTDSTFFHIASISKTITAAAVMQLEAKGYFKLDDDINRYLPFALSIHCFQLLRSRSDNCCGTARQ, encoded by the coding sequence ATGAAATGTCCATTACTATTAGCTACGTTTTTCCTATCGGCTGGACTAGCTTATGCCCAGACATCAAAGGTTGATTCGCTGGCTATCGGGAAACTGAAAGACGTGCATGTTCCGGGTCATGCCGCAGCAAAAGTTGAAAACGGCCAAGTTTCCTGGACGCGCTATTATGGCTTCCAAGACATGGAGCAGAAAGTACCCGTGACAGATTCAACGTTCTTTCACATAGCCTCCATTTCTAAGACGATAACGGCTGCGGCGGTTATGCAACTCGAAGCAAAGGGATACTTCAAGCTGGATGATGACATTAACCGGTACCTTCCATTCGCCTTGTCGATCCATTGTTTCCAGCTACTCCGATCACGTTCAGACAACTGTTGCGGCACCGCTCGTCAATAG
- a CDS encoding antirestriction protein ArdA: MKNLENAPKIYVGTYGQYNSGSLFGKWFDLTEYSDLKEFLQDCFEFHRNELDPELMFQDWENIPDFFISECSLHKEAFAYFEATSEMDEETAEAFEIYCKQINYWPSNGCELENQIESFWESYQGFFGGSGKDAIVEYAYQYIEDTGLLSGVPQSLERYFDYEAFAKDLFLDGYSEHEGHIFTDC; the protein is encoded by the coding sequence ATGAAAAATCTTGAAAATGCTCCAAAAATCTATGTGGGAACCTACGGTCAGTATAACAGTGGTTCGCTGTTCGGTAAGTGGTTTGACCTGACAGAATATTCTGATCTCAAAGAATTCCTGCAAGATTGCTTTGAATTCCACCGGAATGAACTGGATCCGGAGCTCATGTTCCAAGACTGGGAAAACATTCCGGACTTTTTTATCTCGGAATGCAGCCTTCATAAAGAGGCGTTCGCTTACTTTGAGGCAACCAGCGAAATGGACGAAGAGACTGCCGAAGCGTTCGAGATTTACTGTAAGCAGATCAATTATTGGCCATCTAATGGCTGCGAGCTGGAAAACCAAATCGAAAGTTTCTGGGAAAGCTACCAAGGATTCTTTGGAGGCTCTGGGAAAGACGCTATAGTTGAATATGCCTATCAATATATCGAAGACACAGGTTTGTTGTCAGGTGTGCCACAGTCTCTTGAAAGGTACTTCGACTACGAAGCCTTCGCCAAAGACTTGTTTTTAGACGGTTACAGCGAACACGAAGGTCATATCTTCACAGATTGTTGA
- a CDS encoding helix-turn-helix domain-containing protein has translation MFLIVNVKQTAMEKKGNQPEERSALFTHQLVTLADLEKFKEQMLSEMRRLLAGGGSQHSKQWLKSREVRRLLDVSPGKLHAMCASRQLAFMRIGGVIYYDRTDIDKMFEKFKIAASK, from the coding sequence ATGTTTTTGATTGTTAATGTAAAGCAGACAGCAATGGAAAAGAAGGGCAACCAACCAGAGGAGCGTTCGGCGTTGTTCACGCATCAATTAGTCACTTTGGCGGATCTTGAAAAATTTAAAGAGCAAATGCTCTCTGAGATGAGACGGCTGCTGGCAGGTGGAGGCTCTCAACATTCCAAACAATGGCTCAAATCTCGGGAAGTAAGGAGGTTACTGGATGTATCACCGGGCAAGCTGCATGCGATGTGCGCAAGTCGTCAGCTTGCCTTTATGCGGATCGGGGGTGTGATTTATTATGATAGAACTGATATCGATAAGATGTTCGAAAAATTCAAAATTGCGGCATCCAAATGA
- a CDS encoding outer membrane protein assembly factor BamB family protein — protein MRKLLFILFFSWLQSCNQEKIGTQVDKDGVVTKMPFLWKSRISDGARLSAISRGYLVDGKGLLCVAMKNSTPPEGYGDNFLQLKDIQTGRNIWEWDDLFDKRIANTIRQSIDVQKGRMLLHDGRSRYFVDTDAGKTIWKGKSELPGIGPHASFLDDRYFIKASDPEIMALDIAKDAIYEGNYQNGDLRQIAMPKYSDEYFKKVDGRVDMGGAIINFHAFKKDGKSYLIIPYAEPGPAVKYSSVRALFGMYNLDTKKWIYDRIPLGISEDGTTASVVPVIDGDFVYMTSRAAVDCYEIMTGKRIWQTRLTETSTTALDMIVDGSNLLVNSGDAKLYCLDKTTGAKRWSLPSSAFASDLYCQDGTVYWIATNALRAADIQSGKMLWNMESPDKHEEGRSDSWFWGFVTGLPAYSGNKGKIYVSTNLNIYAFDAVK, from the coding sequence ATGCGTAAGCTACTATTTATATTGTTCTTCTCCTGGTTGCAGAGCTGCAATCAGGAGAAGATTGGTACCCAGGTCGACAAGGATGGCGTGGTTACTAAAATGCCCTTTTTATGGAAATCTCGTATCTCGGACGGCGCCCGCTTATCAGCAATATCAAGAGGATATTTAGTTGACGGGAAAGGGCTTCTTTGCGTGGCGATGAAAAATTCTACGCCGCCGGAAGGCTATGGTGACAATTTTCTGCAACTTAAAGACATACAAACAGGAAGAAATATTTGGGAATGGGACGACCTGTTCGATAAAAGGATCGCCAACACCATTCGTCAGAGCATTGATGTTCAGAAAGGCAGGATGCTTTTACATGATGGGCGATCCCGGTATTTTGTTGACACGGATGCAGGCAAGACCATATGGAAGGGGAAGAGCGAGCTACCTGGTATTGGCCCACACGCTTCCTTTCTTGACGACCGTTACTTTATCAAAGCGTCCGACCCAGAAATAATGGCCCTCGATATTGCCAAAGACGCTATATATGAGGGTAATTATCAGAATGGCGACCTGCGACAAATCGCAATGCCGAAGTATAGCGATGAGTATTTTAAGAAAGTTGATGGTCGCGTGGATATGGGCGGTGCGATTATAAACTTTCATGCATTCAAAAAGGACGGGAAAAGCTACTTGATCATACCCTACGCAGAGCCGGGTCCGGCAGTGAAATACTCTAGCGTACGTGCACTGTTCGGTATGTACAATTTGGATACAAAGAAATGGATATATGACCGAATTCCTCTGGGTATTAGCGAAGACGGCACAACTGCGAGTGTCGTGCCTGTTATCGATGGCGACTTTGTTTACATGACTTCACGCGCCGCTGTGGATTGTTATGAGATTATGACAGGCAAAAGGATTTGGCAAACTCGGCTTACGGAAACCAGCACAACAGCCCTGGATATGATTGTTGACGGCTCTAATCTACTCGTTAACTCGGGCGATGCCAAATTGTACTGTCTGGATAAAACGACGGGGGCGAAACGCTGGTCGCTACCATCAAGCGCATTTGCAAGTGATCTCTACTGTCAAGACGGCACGGTGTATTGGATCGCAACTAATGCGCTGCGGGCTGCCGATATACAGTCCGGGAAAATGTTGTGGAACATGGAATCGCCGGACAAACATGAAGAGGGACGTTCCGACTCCTGGTTTTGGGGATTTGTTACCGGATTACCCGCATATAGCGGAAACAAAGGTAAAATATACGTGAGTACGAATTTAAATATCTATGCCTTTGATGCTGTAAAATAG
- a CDS encoding Crp/Fnr family transcriptional regulator: protein MKDSKPLTLLFDALQSEAFADLKQEFSSLTSPYRVRKGRILVDVGQINDHIYFIHSGVIRTYYHIGGEDVTSRLVADGDMACVAESFFLRQKSYEAIETLEDCLIYSVSYAEYKMLAERHVLISNLIVRILEQRLVNFSERIKLFKSLTVEKRIESYLGQPNSLFRRIPDHYIASYLGTTPATFSRCLKLLLRDKPSQLPVLTVNTIINILAGDLLL, encoded by the coding sequence ATGAAAGACTCTAAACCTCTTACGTTGCTTTTCGACGCTTTACAATCGGAGGCTTTCGCCGATTTGAAGCAGGAATTTTCTTCACTGACTAGTCCTTATCGAGTTAGAAAGGGGCGTATTCTTGTGGATGTCGGACAAATAAACGATCACATTTACTTTATTCATTCCGGAGTTATACGCACCTACTATCACATCGGAGGGGAGGACGTGACATCCCGTTTGGTCGCCGATGGTGATATGGCATGCGTCGCAGAAAGCTTTTTTCTGAGGCAGAAATCTTATGAAGCAATCGAGACGTTAGAGGACTGTTTGATTTATTCAGTTTCATATGCGGAGTATAAAATGTTAGCGGAAAGACATGTTTTGATTTCCAATTTGATAGTGAGAATATTGGAGCAACGGTTGGTCAACTTTAGTGAACGTATTAAATTGTTTAAGTCTCTGACGGTCGAAAAGCGCATCGAATCATACCTAGGTCAGCCCAATTCATTGTTCCGCCGTATCCCAGATCACTATATCGCATCTTACCTTGGGACAACTCCCGCAACATTCAGCCGCTGCCTGAAACTGTTGTTACGGGATAAGCCATCTCAGTTGCCTGTATTGACGGTCAATACGATAATTAACATCTTGGCTGGTGACCTCCTGCTTTGA